The genomic window ATTCAGTCTGTGCTAAAATGGGCTTAAAACATTCTCCTTACCTAAACACAAAAGCTAACACTCAAAAAATACttgcaattttttattctttatgatTGGTGCCATAAAGTGAATACCTCTGGTGAATACTTATGTACGAATACTTCTTGTAAGATTATCTCTGATGTTCACTTTCCATACATGGTCTATTTGCTTTCGCTCACGTTTCGAATTAGTTTTGGCTTTTGTCGGTTTCGAAGCATCTTTTTGTCATTTGTTGATTATTATCTGAAATAGGTTCTCTGTGGGTTTTTCCTGCCTTTAAAATGGGGTTGTAGAACAAGTAGTgggaattacattttaatagaGTAGGCTACTATGGTCTATAGACAAACTTAATGAGTAAATTCATATAacaggttatcaaaattttgtatatcAAAATTTGGTCAAACTTTCTTggaatgtagaattttttttccatttttaacaCAGACATTTTTCTATGTTAgaccttttttaagtgaccaggaaaataaaaatctgaatgAGTGTGTCctttattttgcaaatttgtATTCTTTATCTATTTTAAATGCATGGATTAGATGTAATTAGCCAGtgtattgtttaattttaccGACGGAATcggtaaaattaatattttcgcTACAACTTTTCATTTGTCTCCCAAAAGGGGAGAAGGGGGTTTTTGGCCCCTTAGTTTACTGTGAGGTTTTCTGGTATCAAATCTTCTATTAGATCTTTTTTAACCAGCTGTATGTCTTAGTGACAGAACGTTACAACAAAAATCATTGAATAATTGCTTTTGATATAATTGAATGTGACTCGAAGGACTGTCATGATATGACcggaaaagtaaaattttaaaaagaaacttatttagAAAATGAAGATGTAACTTCAGGCATCTCCcctcaaatttattatttaagaagtTCGACAAAGTCACAAAATTTAATACGTTCTCTTACGATTCACGTTTTTTGCTCTCTTGTTCAACTCCAACCCGAATTCTGAATATAAATCCTATTCATTTCTCAGtatgttttgtaaattttcttttctcttttctgttttaCTTCTACAGTAAACTAAAAATCTCATAATGGCGAGATAGTTTTCTCAAATTATGTTGCCTGTAATTTGTCCAAAAGTGCTCATGCACTTTTTAGACACCTTGGGTGCTTTTGAGGCACCTTAGGACAATTCTAGGATGTAGAAATATAGGTTTCACTGATAACGTGGCGATAATTCAGCTGAATTAATTCAGAATGTCTTATTTTGCATGATATCAATTTGTAGAGGATGGCAGGGAAAACGGAAAAGCGTCTACAATTTGTTACTGTTATAAATaaacaactgatttttttttcctaaaaagaaagttttcaaatgCATCCAAGATGCggtcaaaatattttcagtatcGGAAGCTGCAGTGTCCAACTATTTTTGAATGTCAGCAAAGTAAACGTGataaattttggcaaaaacatGAAAGGTACTACTACACTGAGAAACAAATGAAGTACTAAAAAGTAGATTAGACTGATAGATAGAACCTGATGAGGTTAAATAGGTCATTGTGGCAGCTGTACCTCAAGTAATGTTTTATCCAGGTGACTACTGCCAATCGTACAATGAATTATGCGGAAGAAATACAGCTTTTGAAACAAAAGATTGATGATATGGGCAAGGAGAAAACTGATTTACTTATGGATGTTTTTGAATCTAACTCAGTGTGTCATGaacaagtaagttttttttacatgtaaaaCTAAACTTCCATTTTCTAANNNNNNNNNNNNNNNNNNNNNNNNNNNNNNNNNNNNNNNNNNNNNNNNNNNNNNNNNNNNNNNNNNNNNNNNNNNNNNNNNNNNNNNNNNNNNNNNNNNNAGTTTAGACTGCTCCTATGGTACTTTTTCTGCTCCTAATTGTcacaaattaattaatattaactgCGATTGGGATGATTACTTGTTTCTGGGTTATGACTCCATTTCCCAAAACTCAGGGCTTTATAATTGGCGTTACAATGTCAGTTCAATAGCTAGAATTGGCATTAAATTTACTGGGGTATGGTGTTTTAAAGTTTCTGATTTCCTTGAtgagaaggaaaaaataaatttgctgcattttttataattattatttattgaaaacctGTCTCAGTATAAAAAGGAGTCAACTCTAATAGGACTAATCTAGTAAAGGAGGATAATGGAGTCCTTTTGACAGAAGATTGACAAGAGGTGGGCAACCCACATTGAAAACCTACTAAATAGACCAAGATATAATTCCTGACACTCCATTTATGTAAAGGAAGAGCCAACATCTCAAGAAGAAATCATAGCTGCTGTCAGAAAGTTGAAGAATGGAAGAATGCCAGGAGCAGATGGTATTACATCTGAGATGCAGAAAACTTCAGTCCATGACTGCATGTCAATTTGGGTGACCTGCTAACTCAGATGTGGAGTTACCAGAAAGTGCCCAGTGACTGGATGCAAGGAACCATTATtaagctcttcaaaaaaggcAATCTGCTTGTTAATGGTAACTGGAGGGGCATTAAAGTAATGTTGATACCTAATAAACTTATGTCAATTATTATGCTATAGTGCCTACAGCAGAAACTGGACCAACATCTTTGTGATGAACAACATGGTTTACAACCTGCAAGATCATGTGCAGACCTAAATTTCACACTGAAAATGCTGGTTGAAGATTCAAAGGAATGGAATAAGAAGCtgtatattcttttctttgacCTAGAAAAGGTCTTTGATTTGGTTGACTGAGAAATTTTATGGAAAATCCTCGAATACTATAGAATACCTTCCAAGATAATAGAACTGGTTGTTGCACCGTACAAAGAAACAGAATGTTGTGTATGAACAGAAAACAGAGTTacaagatacttcaaaatcatgATTGGTGTCAAACAGGGATGTGTATTATCACCACTTTTATTCTCAATAGTAATGGACTATGTACTCAGACAGTGTATGGTCTATGGAGTAAACATCAATGGCAAGCGACTTGTAGATCTTGATTTTGCAGATGATATAGCACTGTTAGAAAACACCAAAGATCAATCACAGCTTCTATTCAatgaaatttcagaaaaagcCCAAGAGGTTGGATTGTTGATCAATGTTGACAAATCAAAAAGTATGTCCACATCTGGCTCCCCCTAGCTCTTCAATCCTCAGATAAAACTGTTGCACAGGTCCAAGAATTTAGATACTTAGGAAGCTGAATAGAGAACACAGGAAACTTAACATTTGAAATAAAGAGAAGGATTGGACAAGCATCAGGCACCTTCAACAGACTGACACCAATTTGGAGTAAATAATTACTTCATTTAAAATTATGCCTGTTCAACAAAAATGTGCTGTCTATTTTGATGTATGCcagtgaatgttggaaactcAACCAACAACTGGAGAAACATATATGGATTCGAAAACATTTACCTTCAAAGGATCCTTAAAATCAGTTGTCATCAGAAA from Artemia franciscana chromosome 10, ASM3288406v1, whole genome shotgun sequence includes these protein-coding regions:
- the LOC136032411 gene encoding uncharacterized protein LOC136032411; translation: MAYTPVQVHIPVGINGLDQRRDSSSSPGSYLSCVSPGQASSISGRSSNGTAASSPQFFNPADFKPLRRPKTTGEEDNKVTTANRTMNYAEEIQLLKQKIDDMGKEKTDLLMDVFESNSVCHEQCLQQKLDQHLCDEQHGLQPARSCADLNFTLKMLVEDSKEWNKKLYILFFDLEKVFDLVD